The DNA region GTCACCCACGAGGGACAAGAAAAACAGTTTGCTGCCGAAGAAATTTCAGCCATGGTTCTAGTGAAAATGCGGGAGATTGCTGAGGCCTAGCTCAACTCCACTGTGAAGAATGCAGTTATCACTGTCCCTGCTTACTTCAATGATTCACAGCGTCAGGCTACAAAAAATGCTGGCAACACTGCTGGTCTAAATGTGATGCGCATCATCAACGAACCAACTGCTGCAGCAATTGCTTATGGCTTGACAGGAAGGCTGGTTGGTATAGCAAGAGAAATGtgatgatatttgatttaggtgGTGGTACTTTAGATGTTTCACTACTTACCATAGGTGATGGTGTGTTTGAAGTGAAGGCCACGGCTGGAGACACTCACCTTGGAGGAGAAGACTTCGATAACAAAATGGTGGACTTTTGTGTTGAGCAATTCAAGAAGAAGCATAATTTGGACGTGAGTGGAAACTCTAAAGTACTAAGGAGGTTAAGAAACGCATGTGAGAAAGCAAAGAGGAGGCTTTCGTTTACTTCAGCCACTGACATTGAAATCGACTGTTTGTATGAGGGAACTGATTTCTATACAACTATTACCCGTGCCAAATTTGAGCAACTGAACATGGATTTCTTTAACAAGTGTCTGGAGCCAGTCGAGAAGTGTTTGAAGGATGCCAATATGGAAGTAAGCAGTCTCCATGATATTGTTCTTGCAGGTGGATCTTCTAGAATTCCCAAGGTGCAGCAACTATTGCAGGATGTGTTCAAGGGGAAGCAGTTGTGCAAGAGTATCAATCCGGATGAGGCAATTGCATATGGTGCCGCTGTTCAAGCTGCAGTCTTGAGTGGAAATGGAAATGAGAAGCTTCAAGACTTCATTCTCTTGGATGTCATGCCTCTGTCACTCGGGGTTGAGACTGAGGAAGACTATTGTGAGACGTTCATGTGGGTTGTGATTCCAAGAAACAGCAGGATTCCCATCAAGAGGAACACAACTCTACAAACTCGCTATGACAATCAAGTGACGATCAAGTTCCCCATTTATGAAGGTGAGAACCCAAAcaccaaaaataataattttctgGGTCAATTTAATCTAGAGGGTATTCCTCCAGCTCCAAAGGGCGCTTCTAAATTCGATGTTTGGTTCAGTATTGATGCCAACGGTATTCTAAGTGTCTCTGCTGAGGATAAGTCTACAGGCCAGAGGAAAGGGATTACAATCATGAGTTATAAAGACATAAGGAACTTTGAAGGAATTGAGGCAGTGAACTAATTAAGAAGCCTAGTCCTAGAACTGAATTAGGACATATATTATAAAATCAGCTTTACGTTTTAATTTTTGGAGGAGTTGTTTATCTTTATTGGAATATGAATGTTGGACAAAGCTTCAGTAGAAAACATGGGAGTTGGTACTCAGGAGAAACATACATGAACTAGTGAACTTTGGGCCCATTTGATATCTTTGTGCGAATCTTTGGGCCCTTTTAATATCTTTACGGAAACTTGTTCACATTCTTCATAAGAAAACATGGAATGCAAAGGATTACATAACATAAATACAGAAAAGGATCATCTTCGGATCCTCTTTATGGGGATCCAAGGATCAATAAATTATGTCCGTTCATTGTagatcgtgcggtcagaaatcattttaaatatacaATTTaacattgaatataaatagtacctaacgaaaactgattgcacgatatacgatgaacatacATGATTGATTGATCCCCctagatcctcacaaagaggatccggagggGATCCTTTTCCACATAAATACAGCTGCAAACAGTGTTATGAATTTTCACCGTTTCACTGACCAAATTGGAGTTGTTCTCCCATGGGCGGACTATTGGAGGACCGAGGATGTATCCCGtcttgttgagaatgaatcataCATTGATGGAAATAGAgatcttgcatgtgcttataagaagTTTGGTTACTTTTCATATTACCAAGTGGTTGTATGCTATAACCCAACTTCTTCACATCTCACCCCAGTGCAACATACAGTTTTCGCCTGGCACGCCTGAAGGCCCACTTCCACTTCCCGAGCAAATGTCCCACCAACAAACTCCAATGTTCTCCACCATCAAACCACCCCTTTCGAAACACCATTTGTCCAAAAGAAAGGGATTACAATCAATAGTGACAGAAGAACTTTAGGAATTGAGAAGATGAGGTAAGAAATGATAATTTGTGGCATACAAAGGCTGAAAATAGCATATACattattgtggatgcaaatttccgccatcTTCTCTTtagacgaaaatgcacctgcaaaatgaTAACACCTAAAATTAAGGTCAAAAGCCTCACAcacccatgatgaatggggggggggacTTTGcccgaagaatctccgatgccaaagttagaatttgagagaaaatgtatttgagaattttttggaGAGAATAAACCCAGGATTTTAGTGGAGATATGgggctatatataggggtgtggtcggccctaggcctggcaattcctgacacgacccgataacccgacacgacacgacacgaaattaacaggtgttcgggtcgacacgataacgaaacgggtcgttatcgggtaacccgataagcacctgttaagataacgggtttgttcgggtatacacgtgggtaacacgataagcagaatattaatttaataatttataaccctaaaaaaatactataataattatatatatatatatatatatataaatttaacaattttatacccctaaaaactataataattatatatatatatatatatattaaattaactataataattataataattatatatactataataattatacccaaaatattaactataataattatatatatatatatatattaaattttatacccctaaaaactataataattatacatacaaaataaatagatttaaatctacttaataaataaatatatatatatacacacacacaccattgaacttcatgggatacgaattatacgaaactaatttcaacgatccaaccgtcaaacatgtttgtatatacttcgagatcgcatacgccaaaaattgcaaaaaacaaacattcagagagcaagtaccgggacaaaacattttgacggttataaacgaaaaatcacgatttaacggtcattttaactccgattttgatgattttttaaaaCCACACTCCTttaccctatatgaatacaatgattcaattcgatcttcaatttaaaatatttacactagtggataccacaaaatcttatgttatacttaataaaagtataaataaattcttaagtattagtgaatctattgttttgatgggatactcattctacaaaactagtttcaatgatccaaccgttaaacatgtttgtatatacttcgagatcgcatatgccaaaaattgaaaaaaacaaacattcagagatcaagtaatgggacaaaagttttcaacggttataaacgaaaaatcacgatttaacggttattttaactccgattttgatgattttttacaactacactccttgaccctatatgaatacaagtaatgaattcgatcttcaattaaaaatatttacactagtggataccacaaaatcttatgttatatatacttaataaaagtatgaataaactattaagtattagtgaatctattgttttgatgggatactcattctacgaaactagtttcaaagatccaaccgtcaaatatgtttgtatatacttcgagatcgcatacgtcaaaaattacaaaaaacaaacattcagagatcaattaacgggacaaaacttttcgacggttataaaaagaaaaatcacgatttaacggtcattttaactctgattttgatgattttttgcagctacactccttaaccttatatgaatacaatgattgaattcgatcttcaatttcaaatatttacactagtggataccacaaaatcttatattatacttaataaaagtatgaataaactattaagtattagtgaatctattgttttgatgggatactcattctacgaaactagtttcaatgatccaaccgtcaaacatgtttatatatactttgagatcgcatacgccaaaaattgcaaaaaaacaaacattcagagatcaagtaacgggacaaaacatttcgacggttataaacgaaaaatcacgatttaacggtcattttaactccgattttgatgattttttacaactacactccttgaccctatatgaatacaattattaaattcgatcttcaatttaaaatatttacactagtggataccacaaaatcttatgttatatttaataaaagtatgaataaactcttaagtattagtgaatctattgttttgatgggatactcattctacgaaactagtttcaatgatccaaccgtcaaacatgtttttatatatttcgagatcgcatacgccaaaaattgcaaaaaacaaacattcagagagcaagcaacgggacaaaacttttcgacggttataaacgaaaaatcacgatttaacagttaatttaactccgattttgatgattttttacaactacactccttgaccttatatgaatacaatgattgaattcgatctttaatttaaaatatttacactagtggataccacaaaatcttatgttatacttaataaaagtatgaataaactcttaagtattagtgaatctattgttttaatgggatactcattctatgaaactagtttcaatgatccaaccgtcaaacatatttgcatatatttcgagatcgcatacgccaaaaattgcaaaaaaaaaaacattcaaagagcaagtaacgggacaaaacttttcgacgattataaacgaaaaatcacgattaaacggttaatttaactccgattttgatgtttttttacaactacactccttgaccttatatgaatacaatgattgaattcgatcttcaatttaaaatatttacactagtagataccacaaaatcttatgttatacttaataaaagtatgaataaactattaagtattagtgaatgtattgttttgatgggatactcattctacgaaactagtttcaaagatccaaccgtcaaacatgtttctatatacttcgagatcgcatacgtcaaaaattacaaaaaaaaaacattcagagatcaattaacgggacaaaacttttcgacggttataaaaagaaaaatcacgatttaacggtcattttaactctgattttgatgattttttgcagctacactccttgaccttatatgaatacaatgattgaattcgatcttcaatttaaaataattacactagtggaaaccacaaaatcttatattatacttaataaaagtatgaataaactattacgtattagtgaatctattgttttgatgggatactcattctacgaaactagtttcaaagatccaaccgtcagacatgtttgtatatacttcaagatcgcatacgtcaaaaattacaaaaaacaaacattgagagatcaagtaacgggacaaaacttttcgacggttataaacgaaaaatcacgatttaacggtcattttaactctgattttgatgtttttttacaaccacattccttgaccctatatgaatacaatgattgaattcgatcttcaatttaaaatatttacactagtggataccacaaaatcttatactatacttaataaaagtatgaataaactattaagtattagtgaatctattgttttgatgggatacttattctacgaaactagtttcaatgatccaaccgtcaaacatgtttatatatacttcgagattgcatacgccaaaaattgcaaaaaacaaacattcagagatcaagtaacgggacaaaacttttcgacgattataaacgaaaaatcacgatttaacagtcattttaactccgattttgatgattttttacaactacactccttgaccctatatgaatacaatgattgaattcgatcttcaatttaaaatatttacactagtggataccacaaaatcttatgttatacttaataaaagtatgaataaactcttaagtattagtgaatctattgttttgatgggatactcattctacgaaactagtttcaatgatccaaccgtcaaacatgtttgtatatatttcgagatcgcatacgccaaaaattgcaaaaaacaaacattcagagagcacgtaacgggacaaaacttttcgacggttataaacgaaaaatcgtgcggttaatttaactctgattttgatgagtttttacaactacactccttgaccttatatgaatacaatgattgaattcgatcttcaatttaaaatatttacactagtggataccacaaaatcttatgtttatacttaataaaagtatggtatagtactattgttttattttttttcataattattttggtaaacttctcataatttgaatgatttttaatgtttggtttttctatgcttagtttatgcagaagatagttatgacgtggaaaaccttactgaaaacatcatcaacataactcttgaaggcaatagatcaagccaaagttccaatgcaatttcatgatgatcgatgtaaatcgaggattttgtaaattgaggtttaaatttttgagaaagatttcacaaccttgaaaacaaaaactgtttcattttgcatatccttgcacatttaaaatttgtaatagattagtagtgtatgtattatttttttattaggctcttattttcgagtgtagatgtagtacttaaacgacaaatgtgtttttatgttttgaagtaatatttatgtggcaatgtgtggtatgtgcaaatttaagaaaaaaaatatatttttcttaacgggtcataacgggtcgggtcactttacccgttgggtaaagtgacacgacctgttaaagacccgttaagataacgggtgtgacacgacacgacccgttaagataacaggtattacacgaaaacgacacgaacacgactgacacgacccgtttgccaggcctagtcggccctatttggagaaatagggaccggccacttatggtggtaATTGGAATGTAATTGGCAATTAATCAAtcaattaggcaattaatcaattaatttgctaattaatcccaatttgaaaagaataattaggagttaccttgtggggaggatttgatgaggattgataataaggttttgaataaataccattttgatcacctttgaccttgattgagctGTTATTATCCATTGTATGCGCGTGAAAATTTGGGTGTGCCTCAAGAGTAATTTTGTCCTTCTaatccaaaaatccacatgtcaccttcataattttcttaattatttttggcACCACAATTATGAAATCAATTTGATACTCTACATGTTTAGCTGTGAGTTCGgatggttttgtttctgccaGGTGAGACGGAGCCTCCAACGCACTAACCCTGGTTGTGTTGCTTTGGGCTTATCGAAAAATTAGGGGAAGCAAACAGTTTATAGGCACTCCGTTTGCTTGCTTGTCATGCATCATAACATCGTTTTGATACGCTGGTTGTTTTTGTTATGAAAGAAATCATGTGTTGAGTTCTGTGATCTAGCTACAGCTCAGTGCGCGAGACGAGTTTAATGAAAAATTTGACATAGATAAACAACTGATGTGTCATGTTTGCTCTGTTTCATGAAATTTCTTGAGTCATTACAAGATTAggattctttttcttctttagtTTAGTACGTTGGAAGTCAGACTCCATGATGTTTGTTGCAAGACAACGGGAAATGGGTATGTTACTGTTCTGTAGGATCGATAATACTACCGTGAGAAGATTTAGCAACTGCTGATAATCTAATCCAaatctttgtaaaacaaaatgtCAATTTTATAAACTATGATTCATAAATAAGAATTTAATGACTTTATTTGCACCTACTTTTGAAAATTAAGTTTGTTCAGACATCCAATCTGCTTTATGTGTGCGTATGAACATAATTCGTTGAGCTCGATCAAGCTCATTGTAAAAGCTCAAACAAATCATTGAAATAGAATACTTTTTCCGTTTGGCAATTGAATGAATAAGATTACTTAAACTAAATCCaaatcacattttttttaattatctaGTCTTATTAGATTTGGAACTTAATGAAGAAGGTTACAACTTACTGTTGCTTCTTTAATTTTGGGACCACAAGTGTCCAAAAGAAAAAGACTAGTGAACCAAAAGGtgtccaaaagaaaaagaataaccTTTCAGACCGCTCTATGTTCCCCATAATATCTACTTTCAAGCACGTATATTCTCTTGATCTTCTTTCTATGCTACCATTCAGTTCGCTTCTTTAGTACTATTCTTCTTCCAGTTTCTCAGCTTAGAATGGCGGGAAAAGACGAAGCTGCAGGTCATGCAATCGGGATCGACCTGGGGACAACCTACTCGTGTGTGGCGGTGTGGCAGAATGATCATGTAGAAATCATAGTGAACGATCAGGGCAACAGGACCACTCCATCTTATGTTGCTTTCACAAATACTGAGCGATTGATAGGTGATGGTGCATTCAACCAGGTCATAAAAAACCCAACCAACACCATCTTCGGTATGTTCATCTCTTCCTGTATGTATCCATCTACATATATACCATTTTCCCATtaatttatttctcaaattagttttttttttctctgaatATGTATAATATTTGAAGTTATAAAATGTGGGGTGTTGATGATAAATTATAATTTAGATAATGATTTTGATGATAATTAAAAAGGTGTAGTACATTTACAGTAGAGTGAAAGAATTTGGGATAGTTACAACACCGTTTGTTTAACAATATGCTTTTATTTCAATCATAAGACCTATTTTAGTTTTGGTTGTGGGTTGTGTTTCttgttggggcttaaaaagacttcactactttggaggTGTTTATCTCACATagaagaatgtaatgcagcggaattgataggcaagagaaagaaagaatactcaaagtattacacaagatttttattcactcacaaacttaatacaagaggaaacactcaaacattcttagaagctttgttgcttcttccTACTTCTCACTTGGCactctcacttctcactacttgctctcttggttgttacaaatggtgtggatgccttctccttttataggcatggatggaaccttggagaagcatggaaacatcatgctagagatatctagataattccactaccttcctaagctagaattatctacactaattttgtatgttggtggaatcctcaccattattctagactcttccaccaatttgaactttgctagaattctctagcatgtgcatggatctttctttgtgcATGGGCTGGATTCATTATCTTtgggccaagacaagattacTATTCAACATTTCTAATTCTGTCCTCAATTTGCAGACGCGAAAAGGATAATTGGTAGGAGGTTCACAGATGAATGTGTTCAAAACGATATTAAGCATTGGCCTTTTAAGGTCATTGGAGGTCCTTCTGACAAGCCAATGATTGTCGTCACATACAAGGGTGTAGAGAAACAATTTGCTGCTGAAGAAATCTCATCTATGATTCTTGTGAAAATGCGGGAGATTGCTGAGGCCTACCTTGGTTCAACTGTGAAAAATTCAGTTATCACAGTCCCTGCTTACTTTAACGACTCACAGCGACAGGCTACGAAAAAGGCAGGTGCTACTGCTGGCCTAAATGTGATGCGCATCATCAATGAGCCGACTGCTGCAGCCATTGCTTATGGGCTTGACAAGAAGGCTGGTTGGTATAGCAAGAGAAATGTGATGATATTTGATTTGGGCGGGGGAACTTTGGATGTTTCGCTACTTACCATAGCTGACAGTGTCTTTGAAGTGAAGGCCACCGCTGGAGACACTCATCTTGGAGGTGAAGACTTTGATAACAGAATGGTCAACCACTGTGCTGAGCAATTCAAAAGGAAGCATAACGTGGACATTGGTGGAAACTTCAAGGCTCTTAGGAGGTTAAAAAATGAATGTGAGAAGGCAAAGAGGAGGCTTTCATTTATGTCTGAGACTGACATTGACATTGATTGTTTGCATCAGGGTGTTGATTTTTGTTTAACTATTACCCGTGCTAAATTTGAGCAACTCAACATGGATTTCTTCGGCAAGTGCATGGAGCCTGTGAAGAAGTGCCTGAAAGATGCTAACATGGACATGAGCAGCGTCCATGATGTTGTTCTTGCTGGTGGCTCTTCTAGAATTCCCAAGGTTCAGCAGCTTTTGCAGGAGGTTTTCAAGGGAAAGGAGCTTTGCAAGGGCATCAATCCGGATGAGGCAGTGGCCTATGGTGCCGCTGTTCAAGCTACCATCTTGAGTGGTGGCAATCTAACTGGAAAGCTTGGGGACTTTGCACTGGTGGATGTCACCCCTCTCTCACTTGGGGTGGAGGTTCTTGTAGAAGAAGAACATATCATGAAAGTTGTGATTCCAAGAAACACTAGAATACCGGTCAAAATAACATTCAAAGGTTTTACCACGCTCTATGACAACCAACGTGATGTTCGTTTTGCCATCTATGAGGGTGAGAGTAAAATGGCAAGAGATAATAACTATTTGGGAGAATTTGAACTCAATGACATTCCTCCAGCTCCCAGTGGTGTTCCTAAACTTAAAGTTTGCTTTGATATTGATGAAAATGGCATCCTGCATGTCTCTGCTCAGGACAAGTC from Malus domestica chromosome 01, GDT2T_hap1 includes:
- the LOC103426400 gene encoding heat shock cognate 70 kDa protein-like, encoding MAGKDEAAGHAIGIDLGTTYSCVAVWQNDHVEIIVNDQGNRTTPSYVAFTNTERLIGDGAFNQVIKNPTNTIFDAKRIIGRRFTDECVQNDIKHWPFKVIGGPSDKPMIVVTYKGVEKQFAAEEISSMILVKMREIAEAYLGSTVKNSVITVPAYFNDSQRQATKKAGATAGLNVMRIINEPTAAAIAYGLDKKAGWYSKRNVMIFDLGGGTLDVSLLTIADSVFEVKATAGDTHLGGEDFDNRMVNHCAEQFKRKHNVDIGGNFKALRRLKNECEKAKRRLSFMSETDIDIDCLHQGVDFCLTITRAKFEQLNMDFFGKCMEPVKKCLKDANMDMSSVHDVVLAGGSSRIPKVQQLLQEVFKGKELCKGINPDEAVAYGAAVQATILSGGNLTGKLGDFALVDVTPLSLGVEVLVEEEHIMKVVIPRNTRIPVKITFKGFTTLYDNQRDVRFAIYEGESKMARDNNYLGEFELNDIPPAPSGVPKLKVCFDIDENGILHVSAQDKSTGQKKGLTFNCDRRTCEGIETLI